A region of Mammaliicoccus sp. Dog046 DNA encodes the following proteins:
- the glcT gene encoding glucose PTS transporter transcription antiterminator GlcT codes for MGKYIIEKTLNNNVLVANYYDKEVILIGKGISFGKKQGEEINTNLIEKVYLLESEKDKDKYKQLMDGTNEQVFNIVLEVVNGIDKQLGGTVSEKTLISLTDHIIFAIKRINEGIHVHNPFLKETELLYPREYQIAEKAVKTLNEKLNLQFIESEAGFIALHIHSAEVKHSMHDIYNIKEIIQKAIIIIEEGLDVNINKDSINYSRFVRHLHFAIQRILADERIPDATNIEMLLKAQYPLCYNISVKIVKMMQTQLKKPVYQSELAYLTMHIQHFNKNL; via the coding sequence ATGGGAAAATACATTATAGAAAAAACACTCAATAATAATGTGTTAGTTGCTAATTATTATGATAAAGAAGTCATTTTAATTGGTAAGGGGATTAGTTTTGGCAAAAAACAAGGTGAAGAAATTAATACGAATTTAATTGAAAAGGTATATTTATTGGAATCTGAGAAAGATAAAGATAAATATAAACAATTAATGGACGGAACAAATGAACAAGTATTTAATATCGTATTAGAAGTTGTAAATGGTATTGATAAACAGTTAGGTGGGACTGTGAGTGAGAAAACGTTAATATCTTTAACGGACCATATCATATTTGCAATTAAGCGAATTAATGAAGGGATACATGTACATAATCCGTTCTTAAAGGAAACAGAGTTACTTTATCCTAGAGAATATCAAATTGCTGAAAAAGCAGTAAAAACATTAAATGAAAAGTTAAATTTACAATTCATTGAGTCAGAAGCAGGGTTTATTGCTTTGCATATACATTCAGCAGAAGTAAAACACTCTATGCATGATATATACAACATTAAGGAAATTATTCAAAAAGCAATTATAATAATAGAAGAAGGCCTAGACGTGAATATTAATAAAGATAGTATTAATTATAGTCGCTTTGTTAGACACCTTCACTTTGCCATTCAAAGAATATTAGCTGACGAAAGAATTCCAGATGCAACTAATATAGAAATGTTATTGAAAGCGCAATATCCATTATGCTATAATATCTCCGTAAAGATAGTGAAAATGATGCAAACACAGTTGAAAAAGCCAGTTTATCAATCTGAATTAGCTTATTTAACAATGCACATTCAACACTTTAATAAAAACTTATAA
- a CDS encoding DUF1002 domain-containing protein yields MKHIKRHILTVLSILFITTMLIPRHHAKAVTEEAWDNAVTVYGAALENNPSAKDSTSNLLGTKNSDKTTYVHASDLNKYLNMQSSDDVLKSSIRITKTSKGSGLNLTINQDQGQITKVSENTYKNALMTAGINDADVTIASSEDVTGESALAGVYKAFEAQGESIDTNKTQVAQEELSTINQISDENSQQQGFSQAQLNKTIAESKQAIAEKSGNVSVNEIKQIVNQKIEDNGLTNIVNNNQVDMIVNVINQAQQDGAFSGQNAKNIINNSKQYLSDLSQSSEFKDAKKKAEDLGNNVKDKLQDESFWEKIINAIKDIFNAIANLFK; encoded by the coding sequence ATGAAGCACATTAAGCGACATATATTAACCGTTTTATCTATATTATTTATTACAACGATGCTGATACCTAGGCATCATGCAAAGGCAGTAACTGAAGAAGCATGGGATAATGCAGTTACAGTTTATGGAGCTGCACTTGAGAATAATCCATCAGCTAAAGATTCAACGTCTAATTTATTAGGAACTAAAAACAGTGATAAAACGACGTATGTTCACGCAAGTGATCTTAACAAATATTTAAATATGCAATCTTCAGATGATGTATTAAAGTCCAGTATCCGTATCACTAAAACTTCTAAAGGAAGTGGACTTAATTTAACGATCAATCAAGACCAAGGACAAATCACTAAAGTAAGTGAAAATACTTATAAAAATGCATTAATGACTGCTGGTATAAACGATGCTGATGTAACGATTGCATCTAGTGAAGATGTTACTGGTGAAAGTGCACTTGCCGGTGTTTATAAAGCATTCGAAGCTCAAGGTGAGTCTATCGATACGAATAAAACACAAGTTGCACAAGAAGAATTATCAACAATCAATCAAATTTCAGACGAAAATAGCCAACAACAAGGATTTTCACAAGCACAATTAAACAAAACAATCGCAGAATCTAAACAAGCGATTGCAGAAAAGTCCGGTAATGTTTCCGTAAATGAAATTAAACAAATCGTTAATCAAAAAATCGAAGACAACGGATTAACAAATATCGTTAACAACAATCAAGTTGACATGATAGTTAATGTGATTAATCAAGCCCAACAAGATGGCGCATTTAGTGGACAAAATGCTAAAAACATCATAAATAATTCAAAACAATATTTGAGTGATTTATCTCAATCAAGTGAATTTAAGGATGCAAAGAAAAAAGCAGAAGATCTTGGAAACAACGTAAAAGATAAACTCCAAGATGAAAGCTTCTGGGAAAAAATCATAAACGCAATTAAAGATATCTTCAACGCAATTGCTAACTTATTTAAATAA
- the ptsG gene encoding glucose-specific PTS transporter subunit IIBC, with amino-acid sequence MFKKFFGQLQRIGKALMLPVAILPAAGILLAFGNAMQNDQFVEIAPWLKTDAIVMIASVMESSGQIIFDNLPLLFAIGTALGLAGGDGVAGLAALVGYLIMNTTMGVVKGITIDDIFSYADGVKTLGQTAKDPAHALVLGIPTLQTGVFGGIIMGALAAWCYNKYFNINLPAFLGFFAGKRFVPIITSLVAIVAGIVLSFAWPPIQEGLNNLSTFLLDKNLALTTFIFGVIERSLIPFGLHHIFYSPFWFEFGSYVNKAGELVRGDQRIFMAQVKDGVPFTAGAFTTGKYPFMMFGLPAAAFAIYRQARPERKKIVGGLMLSAALTSFLTGITEPLEFSFLFVAPVLYGIHVLLAGTSFLVMHLLHVQIGMTFSGGFIDYVLYGLLNWDRTNALLVIPVGIIYALVYYFLFTFAIKKFNLKTPGREVEETETRNSTVAELPFDVLDAMGGKENIKHLDACITRLRVEVLNKSEVNKNELKSLGASGVLEVGNNIQAIFGPKSDQIKHDMARIISGEISKPEETTVTEEGDQESAAILAEGGATIYSPIKGEVVSITEVPDKVFSEKMMGDGIAIIPETGEVVAPFDGKLKMTFPTKHAIGLESSDGVELLIHFGLETVKLEGKGFEILAEPDTDIVKGQPLMKVDLDYIKENADSTVTPIVVTNLNDATLETLVTGKVEQGDKILVVK; translated from the coding sequence ATGTTTAAGAAGTTTTTCGGTCAATTGCAACGTATTGGTAAAGCATTAATGTTACCAGTTGCGATATTACCAGCAGCGGGGATTTTACTAGCATTCGGGAATGCAATGCAAAATGATCAATTCGTAGAAATTGCGCCTTGGTTAAAAACAGATGCTATTGTAATGATTGCATCTGTCATGGAATCATCAGGTCAAATTATATTTGATAATTTACCATTACTATTTGCGATAGGTACTGCACTTGGTTTAGCAGGTGGAGATGGCGTTGCAGGTTTAGCAGCACTTGTTGGATATTTAATTATGAATACAACGATGGGTGTTGTAAAAGGTATTACAATTGATGATATCTTTAGTTACGCAGATGGCGTTAAAACTTTAGGTCAAACAGCTAAAGATCCAGCACATGCTTTAGTACTAGGTATACCAACATTACAAACAGGTGTATTTGGCGGTATTATCATGGGTGCACTGGCAGCTTGGTGTTATAACAAGTACTTTAATATTAATTTACCAGCATTTTTAGGGTTCTTTGCGGGTAAACGATTTGTACCAATCATCACTTCATTAGTAGCAATTGTGGCAGGTATCGTTCTTTCATTTGCTTGGCCACCAATTCAAGAAGGATTAAATAACTTATCTACATTCTTATTAGATAAGAACTTAGCATTAACGACATTTATATTTGGTGTTATAGAACGATCATTAATTCCATTTGGTTTACATCATATATTCTATTCACCATTCTGGTTTGAATTTGGTAGTTACGTCAATAAAGCTGGCGAGTTAGTTCGTGGTGACCAACGTATCTTTATGGCACAAGTTAAAGATGGTGTACCATTCACAGCAGGCGCATTTACAACTGGTAAATATCCATTCATGATGTTTGGTTTACCAGCAGCAGCATTTGCAATTTATCGTCAAGCACGTCCAGAACGTAAAAAAATTGTTGGTGGTTTAATGTTATCAGCAGCATTAACTTCGTTCTTAACAGGTATTACTGAACCATTAGAATTCTCATTCTTATTTGTAGCACCAGTTCTATACGGTATTCATGTATTATTAGCGGGTACATCATTCTTAGTGATGCATTTATTACATGTACAAATCGGTATGACATTCTCAGGTGGATTTATTGATTATGTATTATATGGTTTATTAAACTGGGATAGAACAAATGCATTACTTGTTATTCCAGTAGGTATTATTTATGCACTTGTTTACTACTTCTTATTTACATTTGCGATTAAGAAATTCAACTTAAAAACACCTGGTAGAGAAGTTGAAGAAACAGAAACACGTAACAGTACAGTTGCTGAATTACCATTCGATGTATTAGATGCAATGGGTGGAAAAGAAAATATTAAACATTTAGATGCATGTATCACGAGATTACGTGTTGAAGTGTTAAATAAATCAGAAGTAAATAAAAATGAATTAAAAAGTTTAGGTGCTTCAGGTGTACTTGAAGTAGGTAACAATATACAAGCAATCTTCGGTCCTAAATCTGACCAAATTAAACATGATATGGCACGTATTATTTCAGGCGAAATTAGTAAACCTGAGGAAACAACAGTGACTGAAGAAGGCGATCAAGAAAGTGCAGCAATCTTAGCAGAAGGTGGCGCAACGATTTACTCACCAATTAAAGGTGAAGTAGTTAGTATCACTGAAGTACCAGATAAAGTCTTCTCAGAGAAAATGATGGGCGATGGAATTGCAATCATTCCTGAAACTGGGGAAGTTGTAGCACCATTTGATGGTAAATTAAAAATGACATTCCCTACAAAACATGCCATTGGTTTAGAATCAAGTGATGGTGTAGAATTGTTAATCCACTTTGGTTTAGAAACTGTAAAACTTGAAGGTAAAGGGTTTGAAATATTAGCTGAACCTGATACAGACATCGTTAAAGGCCAACCATTGATGAAAGTTGATTTAGATTACATTAAAGAAAACGCAGACAGCACAGTGACACCAATTGTAGTAACAAACTTAAACGACGCAACACTAGAAACATTAGTCACTGGAAAAGTAGAACAAGGTGATAAAATTTTAGTTGTTAAGTAA
- a CDS encoding AI-2E family transporter, which produces MKFFGGRDIYFILGLLILIGLTIFIFQNVSFIFKPLVTVTTTLIGPIIVAFIAFYLFNPIINFMEKLNVPRLWGIIILLLAIIGAMTLVVTLLIPVVQEQVQSLTKNLPTYVHEFSLKIEEFSQNSFVADYITQAQNWLQQNFSDIPKKISNSVGDFGNKFHSFVSTITHVVVVIITFPFVLFFLLKDGERFRNYIISLMPPKFRKDTHDLIDKMNVQVGSYIQGQMIVALCIGILLFIGYSIIGLDYALTLASIAAVTSVVPYLGPIIAISPAIVLAAIDSPFMLLKLAIVWAAVQFLEGHFISPNIMGKTMQIHPLTIIFVLLCAGNLVGILGVILGIPTYAILKVIVSHLFTLFKRRYNKYYQDEAGPYEFDDDEIINEKV; this is translated from the coding sequence ATGAAATTCTTTGGTGGTAGAGATATTTACTTTATATTAGGATTATTAATCTTAATTGGCTTAACAATTTTTATATTCCAAAATGTTTCATTTATTTTTAAACCATTAGTCACAGTAACTACAACATTAATTGGACCTATTATAGTTGCCTTTATAGCTTTTTATTTATTTAATCCCATTATTAATTTTATGGAGAAACTTAATGTACCAAGGCTATGGGGAATTATCATTTTATTACTTGCCATTATTGGTGCAATGACACTTGTTGTAACTTTATTAATACCAGTTGTTCAGGAACAAGTACAAAGTTTGACTAAAAATTTACCTACATATGTTCATGAATTTAGTTTGAAAATAGAAGAGTTTTCTCAGAATTCATTTGTAGCAGATTATATTACTCAAGCTCAAAACTGGTTACAACAAAACTTCAGTGATATTCCTAAAAAGATTTCTAATTCAGTTGGAGATTTTGGTAACAAATTTCATTCATTTGTATCTACGATCACGCATGTCGTTGTCGTAATCATTACATTTCCATTTGTATTATTTTTCTTACTTAAAGATGGAGAAAGATTTAGAAACTACATTATTAGTTTAATGCCTCCAAAGTTTAGAAAAGATACACACGATTTGATTGATAAAATGAATGTTCAAGTAGGTTCATATATTCAAGGACAGATGATTGTTGCTTTATGTATCGGTATATTATTGTTTATTGGCTATTCTATTATAGGTTTAGATTATGCATTAACATTAGCAAGTATCGCTGCTGTAACAAGTGTTGTTCCTTATTTGGGACCTATCATCGCAATTTCACCAGCTATTGTGTTAGCTGCGATTGATTCACCATTTATGTTGTTGAAACTAGCCATTGTATGGGCAGCTGTTCAATTTTTAGAAGGGCATTTTATATCACCAAATATCATGGGGAAAACGATGCAAATACATCCTTTAACAATTATATTTGTTCTTTTATGTGCTGGTAATTTAGTCGGCATATTAGGTGTTATCCTTGGTATTCCAACATATGCGATATTAAAAGTAATTGTTTCACATCTTTTCACTTTATTTAAACGTCGTTATAATAAGTATTATCAAGATGAAGCTGGGCCATATGAATTTGATGATGATGAAATCATAAACGAAAAAGTATAA
- the mprF gene encoding bifunctional lysylphosphatidylglycerol flippase/synthetase MprF: MSHIFNRKNLFQFLKFLFICIILVIVIYTLHNELDKIDFKKTIVLLREMNTFYFVGIIILGVLSVGVLSLYDIMLKQSLKLKLPILKVLSISYIINTFNSILGFGGLIGAGLRVYSYRNEAQDKKVLIKSVSLLLVSMLSGLSLLCVLIVLHVFKADSLLTNISWAKIVLYVGSLFLPLFIVFSYLKSPTPKDKFLGIKFTIVSALEWLAASYLLYVILLALHIQVDYTHLVGIFVIAALSGLISMIPGGFGAFDLVILLGIKSLGVPEEQVLLALLLYRVAYYFFPFIIALGLSTFEFGSTAKQYIEESKFYTPAVDTTSVLKSIQKDFVAKIPTLSLGLLSGITGFVLYFNHIFILYDAIYSHHYTFYSVILALHTAATLMLLICAKGVMSGTMRSILMSIISVIIMLVVSIITNSTIISFIWLTILLVLLFIGYKKAVRVKKILTPVKILLSGILIITMFIFNRLITIDYLKIYPHEVTKFDKYAVFSMFWIVLALLCVIGIFITFVLSKKYHKLLDTKVDHEKIESIINDYQGSYVSHLAFTGDKSFYLNEDEDVFLMYRQTMNAIIVLGDPVGNSDKFNETLSTFYDQMTFLGHDIIFYQVQSKLLSMYHEYGNVFFKLGEEALIDLEDFSLAGKKKRGMRATYNKLESDGYYFEMIEAPYNQEDFKMLESISEHWLGDKKEMCFSVGAFEKDYLNKAPIAVLRNSNQEIAGFCSLMYTNYNQSVSVDLIRWNKDLDVAMMDALYIHMLLWAKEQGYQQFNMGMATLSNVGLNKHAYLREKIASKVFENMNGLYSFQGLRKYKQKFHPDWEPRYLVYRKYSSLLWNLIRVSFTINHK; encoded by the coding sequence TTGAGTCACATATTTAATCGAAAGAATCTATTTCAGTTTTTAAAATTTTTATTTATCTGTATTATTTTAGTAATAGTTATTTATACATTACATAACGAGCTTGATAAAATTGACTTTAAAAAGACGATCGTGCTATTAAGAGAAATGAATACTTTTTACTTTGTAGGTATAATCATTTTAGGTGTACTTTCAGTAGGGGTACTGTCTTTATATGACATTATGCTTAAGCAATCATTAAAATTAAAACTACCTATTTTAAAAGTACTTTCAATTAGTTATATCATTAATACATTTAATAGTATATTAGGGTTTGGTGGATTGATTGGTGCTGGTTTACGTGTGTATTCATATCGAAATGAAGCACAAGATAAAAAGGTATTAATCAAAAGTGTATCTTTATTATTAGTTTCTATGTTAAGTGGGTTGAGTTTGCTTTGTGTTTTAATCGTATTACATGTATTTAAAGCAGACTCGCTTTTGACTAATATTTCATGGGCAAAGATTGTGTTATACGTTGGTAGTTTGTTTTTACCTTTGTTTATCGTATTTTCATATTTAAAATCACCGACACCTAAAGATAAATTTTTAGGAATTAAATTTACGATTGTGTCTGCTTTAGAATGGTTAGCAGCGAGTTACTTGTTATATGTGATTTTATTAGCACTTCACATACAAGTGGATTATACACATTTAGTTGGTATTTTTGTTATCGCAGCATTATCAGGACTGATAAGTATGATACCAGGTGGCTTTGGTGCATTTGATTTAGTGATACTACTAGGTATTAAATCTCTAGGTGTACCGGAAGAACAAGTACTCCTTGCTTTACTATTGTATAGAGTAGCGTATTATTTCTTCCCATTTATTATTGCATTAGGATTGTCTACATTTGAATTTGGTAGTACAGCTAAGCAATATATTGAAGAAAGTAAATTTTACACGCCAGCAGTGGATACAACTTCGGTACTTAAATCTATACAAAAAGATTTTGTTGCAAAGATTCCAACATTGTCTTTAGGTTTGTTATCTGGAATAACTGGGTTTGTACTTTACTTTAATCATATCTTTATTTTATACGACGCCATTTATTCTCATCATTACACGTTTTATTCTGTTATTTTAGCATTACATACGGCAGCAACTTTAATGCTATTGATATGTGCAAAAGGTGTAATGTCAGGAACGATGAGATCTATTTTAATGAGTATTATATCTGTAATCATTATGTTAGTTGTTTCTATTATCACGAATAGTACCATAATCTCATTTATTTGGTTAACAATCTTATTAGTACTCTTATTTATTGGTTATAAAAAAGCAGTTAGGGTTAAAAAGATATTAACACCAGTTAAAATTTTGCTAAGTGGTATATTAATCATTACGATGTTTATTTTTAATCGTCTTATAACAATAGATTATTTGAAAATTTATCCACATGAGGTTACTAAGTTTGATAAATATGCTGTATTTTCAATGTTTTGGATTGTATTAGCGTTACTTTGTGTAATTGGTATATTTATTACTTTCGTCTTATCTAAAAAATATCATAAATTATTAGATACAAAAGTGGATCATGAAAAAATTGAAAGTATTATTAATGATTATCAAGGTTCATACGTAAGTCATCTTGCATTTACAGGTGACAAGTCATTTTATTTAAATGAAGACGAAGATGTGTTTCTTATGTATCGTCAGACCATGAATGCGATAATTGTATTAGGAGATCCAGTTGGTAACAGTGATAAATTTAATGAAACGTTAAGTACATTTTATGATCAAATGACATTTTTAGGTCATGATATTATTTTCTATCAAGTACAAAGTAAATTATTATCTATGTATCATGAGTACGGTAATGTATTCTTTAAACTTGGTGAAGAAGCTTTAATAGATTTAGAAGATTTTAGTCTTGCAGGCAAGAAAAAAAGGGGTATGCGTGCAACTTACAATAAATTAGAATCGGATGGTTATTATTTTGAAATGATAGAAGCACCATACAATCAAGAAGACTTTAAGATGTTAGAATCAATTAGTGAACATTGGTTAGGAGATAAGAAAGAAATGTGTTTCTCTGTCGGTGCATTTGAGAAAGATTATTTAAACAAAGCACCAATAGCAGTACTTCGAAATAGTAATCAAGAAATTGCTGGATTCTGTTCATTAATGTATACAAATTATAATCAATCTGTATCTGTTGATTTAATTAGATGGAACAAAGATCTTGATGTAGCAATGATGGATGCATTATATATTCATATGTTGTTATGGGCGAAAGAACAAGGATATCAACAATTTAATATGGGTATGGCTACATTATCGAATGTTGGGTTAAATAAACATGCCTATTTAAGAGAGAAGATAGCATCAAAAGTCTTTGAAAATATGAATGGATTATACAGTTTTCAAGGTTTAAGAAAATATAAACAGAAATTTCATCCTGATTGGGAGCCACGTTATTTAGTTTATAGAAAATATAGTTCACTACTTTGGAACTTGATTAGAGTTTCATTTACGATTAATCATAAATAA
- the ptsG gene encoding glucose-specific PTS transporter subunit IIBC, whose product MFKKFFGQLQRIGKALMLPVAILPAAGLLLAFGSAMQTPNLVEVMPFLANDTIVMISDLMKSAGSIIFDNLPMLFAMGVAIGLAGGDGVAAIAAFVGYLVLNMTMGQFLGITADDINAENPGYASVLGIPTLQTGVFGGIIIGALAAWCYNKFYNITLPSYLGFFAGKRFVPIVMAASSFLLAFLMAWIWPHVQFGLNAFSTSLIDANGGLAVFLFGFIKRLLIPFGLHHIFHAPFWFEFGSYTTAAGKVVHGDLSIFQAQIADNVKLTAGKFMQGEFPVMMFGLPAAALAIYHTAKPENKKVVAGLMGSAALTSFLTGITEPLEFSFLFVAPLLFFIHAVLDGLSFLILYLLDLHLGYTFSGGFIDFFTFGILQGKTAWWLVIPVGLVYAVIYYFVFRFFISKFNYKTPGREENQQQAKVVSTSELPFDVLDAMGGKENIKHLDACITRLRVEVLNKSEVNKEELKSLGASGVLEVGNNVQAIFGPKSDQIKHDMARIISGEITKPEETTVTEEGDQESAAILAEGGATIYSPIKGEVISITEVPDKVFSEKMMGDGIAIIPETGEVVAPFDGKLKMTFPTKHAIGLESTDGVELLIHFGLETVKLEGKGFEILAEADTDIVKGQPLMKVDLDYIKENADSTVTPIVVTNLNDATLNTLVIGKVEQGDKILVVK is encoded by the coding sequence ATGTTCAAGAAGTTTTTTGGTCAATTGCAACGTATTGGTAAAGCGTTAATGTTACCAGTTGCGATTTTACCAGCAGCAGGTTTGCTTTTGGCTTTTGGATCAGCGATGCAAACGCCAAACTTAGTTGAAGTCATGCCGTTTTTAGCAAATGACACAATCGTCATGATTTCAGATTTAATGAAGAGTGCAGGTAGTATCATATTTGATAACTTGCCAATGCTATTTGCTATGGGTGTAGCAATAGGTTTAGCAGGTGGAGATGGTGTTGCAGCAATCGCAGCATTTGTAGGTTATTTAGTATTGAATATGACTATGGGGCAATTCTTAGGTATTACGGCAGATGATATTAATGCTGAAAATCCAGGATATGCATCTGTACTTGGTATTCCAACATTACAAACAGGTGTGTTCGGTGGTATTATCATTGGTGCACTTGCCGCTTGGTGTTATAACAAATTCTATAATATAACGTTACCTTCATATTTAGGATTCTTTGCTGGTAAACGTTTTGTTCCAATTGTAATGGCAGCTTCGTCATTCTTATTAGCATTTTTAATGGCATGGATTTGGCCACATGTACAATTCGGTTTAAATGCATTTTCAACGAGCTTGATTGATGCAAACGGTGGATTAGCAGTATTTCTATTTGGATTTATTAAACGTTTATTAATTCCATTTGGTTTACATCACATATTCCACGCACCATTCTGGTTTGAATTTGGATCATATACAACTGCTGCAGGAAAAGTTGTTCATGGTGATTTATCAATTTTCCAAGCACAAATAGCTGATAACGTGAAGTTAACTGCAGGTAAATTTATGCAAGGTGAGTTCCCTGTAATGATGTTTGGTCTGCCAGCAGCAGCATTAGCAATCTATCACACAGCGAAACCAGAAAATAAAAAAGTTGTTGCAGGTTTAATGGGATCAGCAGCATTAACATCATTCTTAACAGGTATTACTGAACCATTAGAATTTTCATTCTTATTTGTAGCTCCATTATTATTCTTTATACATGCAGTCTTAGATGGGTTATCATTCTTAATACTTTATTTATTAGATTTACATCTAGGTTATACATTCTCAGGAGGATTTATTGATTTCTTCACATTCGGTATCCTTCAAGGAAAAACAGCATGGTGGCTCGTTATTCCAGTTGGATTAGTTTATGCTGTCATTTACTACTTTGTATTTAGATTCTTTATTTCTAAATTCAATTACAAAACACCAGGTCGCGAAGAGAATCAACAACAAGCAAAAGTTGTTTCTACAAGTGAATTACCATTTGATGTATTAGATGCAATGGGTGGAAAAGAAAACATTAAACACTTAGATGCGTGTATTACAAGATTACGTGTTGAAGTGTTAAATAAATCAGAAGTTAACAAAGAAGAGTTGAAAAGTTTAGGTGCTTCAGGTGTACTTGAAGTAGGTAACAACGTTCAAGCAATTTTCGGTCCTAAATCTGACCAAATTAAACATGATATGGCACGCATTATTTCAGGTGAAATCACAAAACCTGAAGAAACAACAGTGACTGAAGAAGGCGATCAAGAAAGCGCAGCAATCTTAGCAGAAGGTGGCGCAACGATTTATTCACCAATTAAAGGTGAAGTAATCAGTATTACAGAAGTACCAGATAAAGTGTTCTCAGAAAAAATGATGGGTGATGGTATTGCAATCATTCCTGAAACTGGAGAAGTTGTAGCACCATTTGATGGCAAATTAAAAATGACATTCCCTACAAAACATGCGATCGGTTTAGAATCAACGGATGGCGTAGAATTGTTAATCCACTTCGGTTTAGAAACTGTTAAACTTGAAGGTAAAGGGTTTGAAATTTTAGCTGAAGCTGATACAGACATCGTTAAAGGTCAACCATTAATGAAAGTTGATTTAGACTATATTAAAGAAAACGCAGACAGCACAGTGACACCAATTGTTGTCACAAACTTAAACGACGCAACATTAAATACACTTGTTATTGGTAAAGTAGAACAAGGTGACAAAATATTAGTCGTTAAGTAA